A genomic region of Rhodohalobacter sp. 614A contains the following coding sequences:
- a CDS encoding PIG-L deacetylase family protein, whose product MMKKLSLTLMTLLLPVLLLAQPETPVEEWTGKTILLIGAHPDDDSGSHGTLALLNANGNDVYVMLLTSGNVGTYDRNMTRMRLAQIRRYEEVAALSELGIPESNYINLGYTDGMLEFADQEEVVKQMVYHIRDLKPDVVIAFEPGWGYQKWHKTDHRAAAYLAVDATRAAEWHLIFPEQIEQLGMEPHSVNEYMFWGSDGANTTVDISDYVDNKVMSRSRYISQFTSMRDNYISSDIEDLPEEEAEQFMQRLRERTGPEEHFRYYRGAPDGAGSRRD is encoded by the coding sequence ATGATGAAAAAACTTTCTTTGACCTTAATGACTCTCTTGCTACCGGTGCTGCTTCTTGCACAACCGGAAACCCCCGTTGAGGAGTGGACAGGCAAAACCATTTTGCTAATTGGTGCGCATCCCGACGATGATTCGGGTAGCCACGGTACACTCGCACTTCTTAATGCAAATGGAAATGATGTATATGTAATGTTGTTAACATCCGGAAATGTTGGAACATACGATCGTAATATGACCCGTATGCGCCTCGCGCAAATCAGAAGATACGAAGAAGTTGCGGCTCTCTCTGAATTGGGTATTCCTGAATCGAACTATATCAACCTGGGATATACGGATGGTATGCTGGAATTTGCCGACCAAGAAGAAGTGGTAAAACAAATGGTATATCACATCCGGGATTTAAAACCAGATGTAGTTATTGCATTTGAGCCGGGATGGGGATACCAAAAATGGCACAAAACCGATCACCGGGCAGCCGCATATCTTGCTGTTGATGCAACCCGGGCAGCGGAGTGGCACCTGATTTTTCCTGAGCAGATTGAGCAGTTAGGAATGGAACCACACAGTGTAAATGAATATATGTTTTGGGGCTCTGACGGAGCAAATACAACGGTAGATATTTCTGATTATGTTGATAACAAAGTTATGTCCCGATCCAGATACATTAGCCAGTTTACTTCCATGAGGGATAACTACATCAGTTCAGACATTGAAGATTTGCCTGAAGAAGAAGCTGAACAGTTTATGCAAAGACTTCGGGAAAGAACAGGACCAGAGGAGCACTTTCGGTATTACAGAGGTGCACCCGACGGAGCCGGTTCCCGACGTGATTAA
- a CDS encoding RNA polymerase sigma-70 factor, with protein sequence MGDLKPKHTDLVKRIREGDKSAFETLFYKYYARLCVFSNTYVKSIDTSRDVVQDVYIKIWDNKENFHITQSLKAYLYQAVRNQSLNYLEKNSQKLRLQDDLTRQREIESGEHETVLNTEELSEKIWKLVEQLPERRRAIFILYRKHGLSYKEIGEVMEISRKTVENQMGRSLQFIREQLDL encoded by the coding sequence ATGGGAGATTTGAAACCAAAACATACTGATCTTGTAAAAAGAATCCGTGAAGGGGATAAAAGTGCTTTTGAAACGCTCTTTTATAAGTACTACGCACGGCTATGTGTTTTTTCCAATACGTATGTAAAATCTATCGATACTTCCCGGGATGTTGTGCAGGATGTGTATATAAAAATTTGGGACAACAAGGAAAACTTTCACATTACACAATCTTTAAAAGCCTACCTCTACCAGGCCGTTCGGAATCAGTCATTAAATTACCTGGAAAAAAACAGTCAGAAACTTCGGTTACAGGATGATTTAACGCGTCAGCGGGAAATTGAATCCGGTGAACACGAAACAGTCCTAAATACTGAAGAGCTATCCGAAAAAATCTGGAAGCTGGTTGAACAGTTGCCGGAACGCCGGAGGGCAATATTTATCCTGTACAGAAAACACGGACTTTCTTACAAGGAAATTGGTGAAGTGATGGAAATCAGCCGGAAAACGGTTGAAAATCAAATGGGACGGTCTTTACAATTTATCAGAGAACAGCTCGATCTATAG
- the amrB gene encoding AmmeMemoRadiSam system protein B, with product MDITSLSRDNIKAGLDRHASEQEQTRIIISPQKITSDNFDAVCKTYSQIGSKDFKTVVVVESTPGSVEKKLLMPSFKKIETHLGVVEANDRLRNDFADEDDDFFINDHAFGKDASLYHQLVMLQCVLDDFTVSHIQITDENSIIIKELAMALEEILPSRNALLVCCCDLAHADKNEIDQISEFLDKDNQSGLMNYLNSGVSSITGIGSFITGLLVAKKWGLNIQFENDSDSESIHSGYAVMQNQPIFE from the coding sequence ATGGATATTACCTCACTAAGCCGTGATAATATAAAAGCCGGTTTAGACCGGCATGCCTCAGAACAGGAGCAAACAAGAATCATCATTTCTCCTCAGAAAATTACGTCTGACAATTTCGATGCCGTCTGCAAAACCTATTCCCAGATTGGATCGAAGGATTTTAAAACCGTTGTCGTTGTAGAGTCCACCCCGGGATCTGTAGAGAAAAAACTGTTGATGCCATCCTTCAAAAAAATTGAGACTCACCTCGGAGTAGTTGAAGCAAACGACCGTTTACGAAATGATTTTGCTGACGAAGATGATGACTTCTTTATTAATGATCATGCGTTTGGAAAGGATGCCAGCCTTTACCACCAGTTAGTCATGCTTCAGTGCGTGCTGGATGATTTCACTGTTTCTCATATTCAGATTACGGACGAAAATTCGATCATCATTAAAGAGCTTGCAATGGCTTTGGAGGAAATCTTGCCTTCACGAAATGCTTTGCTTGTATGCTGTTGTGATCTGGCTCACGCCGATAAAAATGAGATTGACCAGATATCCGAATTTCTCGATAAAGATAATCAATCAGGGTTGATGAATTATCTGAATAGCGGCGTTTCGAGTATTACGGGAATTGGATCGTTTATCACAGGGTTGCTTGTTGCGAAAAAATGGGGATTGAATATTCAGTTTGAAAACGATTCCGATTCCGAAAGTATCCATTCAGGATATGCTGTGATGCAAAATCAGCCGATTTTTGAGTGA
- a CDS encoding 4'-phosphopantetheinyl transferase family protein, whose product MKSKKLYPIRLDINCLPKNIYVSYESFEAGMKGVDSDLLQNQSGRDLIRDMAVEFLEEEEIQILTQKNEKPKAICEGREVSVSFSHTKDAVAGAISFEFNVGCDMENIHRNVHDRLINRMKHIDEKADLYEKLEPVQVWTLKEAALKMIGTGLRKPMKSVRILMKDPGFFDVEFDDGKRAKICSFQHKNHWISVCYHKFPDH is encoded by the coding sequence ATGAAATCAAAAAAACTATACCCAATTCGGTTAGATATAAACTGCCTGCCAAAGAATATTTATGTTTCCTATGAGTCCTTTGAAGCAGGAATGAAAGGTGTTGATTCGGATCTCCTTCAAAATCAATCCGGAAGAGATTTAATCAGGGATATGGCTGTGGAATTTTTAGAGGAGGAAGAAATCCAGATTCTCACTCAAAAAAATGAAAAACCAAAAGCCATTTGTGAAGGGAGAGAAGTATCAGTCAGCTTTTCTCATACCAAAGATGCTGTTGCCGGTGCGATTTCGTTTGAGTTTAACGTGGGTTGTGATATGGAAAATATTCATCGAAACGTACACGACCGTTTAATTAACCGCATGAAACACATTGATGAGAAAGCGGACCTTTATGAGAAACTGGAACCGGTTCAGGTATGGACACTCAAGGAAGCAGCACTGAAAATGATTGGTACCGGACTTCGAAAACCGATGAAAAGCGTACGGATTTTAATGAAGGATCCGGGTTTCTTTGATGTGGAATTTGATGATGGAAAACGGGCAAAAATTTGTAGTTTTCAGCATAAAAATCATTGGATATCAGTCTGCTACCATAAGTTTCCTGATCACTAA
- a CDS encoding Rossmann-like and DUF2520 domain-containing protein, whose amino-acid sequence MGSSKPSVTIIGTGALGSTLHTFFRDAGYTIRSTWNSKGGLIYSDESGEFYPIHSLIPKKDSETGDFIFITAPDDLILKIAGDLSKHPISWENKIVVHCSGNLTSDELSVLSEKGAKVVSMHPIQTFRKGDGSDRFKNISISLQGDPEAGDKLQPIIEEMGAKYILLDKQQKRILHIAAVMASNYFVALMFSVENLLKDAKLDDGFDALETLLHQTVTNIFEKRPAKALSGPISRGDSESVKTHLKELERKDQESLYKTLGLEALKIAEASGKLSQDQVQQLKTLLSNSSD is encoded by the coding sequence ATGGGATCTTCCAAACCATCCGTCACGATTATTGGAACCGGCGCTCTTGGTTCAACGCTTCATACATTTTTCAGGGATGCCGGGTACACAATTCGGTCTACATGGAACAGTAAAGGCGGTTTGATTTACTCTGATGAATCCGGAGAATTTTACCCCATTCATTCACTTATTCCAAAAAAAGACAGTGAAACCGGGGATTTTATTTTTATAACAGCTCCGGATGATCTCATTTTGAAAATTGCCGGTGATCTCTCCAAACATCCAATATCCTGGGAGAATAAAATCGTTGTTCACTGTTCCGGAAATCTCACTTCCGATGAGTTGAGTGTTCTTTCAGAAAAAGGGGCAAAAGTGGTATCGATGCATCCAATCCAGACGTTTCGAAAAGGGGATGGGAGTGATCGCTTTAAAAATATATCGATAAGCCTGCAGGGAGATCCAGAAGCCGGGGATAAACTGCAACCCATTATTGAAGAGATGGGAGCGAAATACATTTTGCTTGATAAACAGCAAAAACGAATTTTGCATATCGCGGCGGTAATGGCTTCCAACTATTTTGTAGCGCTGATGTTTAGTGTGGAGAATTTATTGAAAGATGCAAAACTGGATGATGGCTTTGATGCACTCGAAACGTTACTTCATCAAACAGTGACAAACATTTTTGAGAAACGTCCTGCAAAGGCTTTGAGTGGTCCGATTTCCAGAGGAGACAGCGAGTCTGTGAAAACCCATTTAAAAGAACTGGAAAGGAAAGATCAGGAAAGTCTTTACAAAACTCTTGGGCTTGAAGCTTTAAAAATTGCCGAAGCATCCGGGAAATTATCGCAGGACCAGGTACAGCAATTAAAGACGTTACTGAGTAATTCTTCAGATTGA
- the nagB gene encoding glucosamine-6-phosphate deaminase yields the protein MHNGTFDETGQKIFEKIDASIFSTASEASKVVASEIANLIRARNQTGQNTVLGLATGSTPLQVYSELVRIHKEENLSFKKVITFNLDEYYPMHPEELQSYVRFMHENLFDKIEIPEENIHIPDGTIPKEDVYEYCKQYEQKIDEAGGLDIQILGIGRTGHIGFNEPGSLAKTRTRLVTLDEVTRSDAAASFYGEERVPRQAITMGVGTILKARKIYLIAWGEPKAKIIKRALEGEVTEQIPSTFLQNHENTKVILDEAAASELTRRKTPWLVGPCKWNEKLIKKAVTWLSLTLDKPILKLTDEDYNQNGMSDILTEYGPAYNMNIHIFNKVQHTITGWPGGKPNADDSNRPERAEPHPKKVLVFSPHPADDVVSMGGTLMRLVEHGHKVHVAYQTSGDIGVYDDEALRYADFISHYSDDEEEQKLFQNLSETLAKKEPGDLDSEQMLNLKSNIRKVEARSACRYCGIPDEQVSFLHMPFYETGRVRKSPLSKKDLELVKDVILKVKPHQIFAAGDLSDPHGTHRICLEAVLTVLRNLKDEDWIDDCYVWLYRGIWQDIDVSDIDMAVPLSPDERLKKRKAIFKHTSQKDQPKYPGSVSNEFWMVADDKTIKNARDYDRLGLAEYDSIEGFSRWTL from the coding sequence ATGCATAACGGTACGTTTGATGAAACCGGTCAGAAGATATTTGAGAAGATTGATGCTTCGATTTTCTCAACTGCAAGTGAGGCCTCCAAAGTTGTAGCATCGGAAATAGCCAATCTTATCCGGGCACGAAATCAGACAGGACAAAACACAGTTCTTGGCCTGGCAACGGGCTCCACACCTTTACAGGTTTATAGTGAATTGGTGCGGATTCATAAAGAGGAAAACCTGAGTTTCAAAAAAGTGATCACTTTTAACCTGGATGAATATTATCCCATGCATCCGGAGGAACTTCAAAGTTACGTTCGGTTTATGCATGAGAATCTCTTTGATAAGATTGAGATTCCCGAAGAGAATATTCATATACCTGATGGTACCATCCCCAAAGAAGATGTCTATGAATATTGTAAACAGTACGAGCAAAAAATTGATGAAGCCGGTGGGCTGGATATCCAGATTTTAGGAATTGGACGAACAGGACATATTGGATTTAATGAACCGGGATCACTTGCAAAAACCAGAACGCGGCTGGTAACCCTGGACGAAGTTACAAGATCAGACGCCGCCGCATCTTTTTATGGGGAAGAACGTGTTCCCCGCCAAGCCATTACAATGGGTGTGGGTACCATTCTGAAAGCCAGGAAAATCTATTTGATAGCTTGGGGAGAGCCAAAAGCAAAGATAATTAAACGGGCTTTGGAAGGGGAAGTCACTGAGCAGATTCCATCCACGTTTCTTCAGAATCATGAAAATACCAAAGTTATTTTGGATGAAGCCGCTGCTTCCGAATTGACCCGTAGAAAAACCCCCTGGCTCGTGGGTCCGTGCAAGTGGAATGAAAAGCTCATAAAAAAGGCTGTCACATGGTTAAGCCTTACGCTGGATAAACCCATTCTCAAACTTACGGATGAAGATTACAATCAAAATGGAATGAGTGATATCCTGACAGAATATGGACCGGCGTACAATATGAACATCCATATTTTCAATAAAGTACAGCATACCATTACAGGCTGGCCGGGCGGAAAACCCAATGCAGATGATTCTAACCGGCCCGAGCGCGCCGAACCTCATCCCAAAAAGGTATTGGTTTTTTCACCTCATCCGGCGGATGATGTGGTTTCCATGGGCGGTACGTTGATGCGTTTGGTGGAACACGGACATAAAGTTCATGTTGCGTATCAAACGTCGGGAGATATCGGGGTTTATGATGACGAGGCCCTTCGGTATGCCGATTTCATTTCGCATTACAGCGATGATGAAGAGGAACAGAAGCTTTTTCAGAACCTTTCTGAAACGTTGGCAAAAAAAGAACCGGGTGACCTCGACTCTGAACAAATGCTGAATTTGAAATCCAATATTCGCAAAGTTGAAGCGAGATCGGCGTGCCGCTATTGCGGAATCCCGGATGAGCAGGTCAGTTTTCTTCATATGCCGTTTTATGAAACGGGCCGGGTACGCAAGAGCCCGCTTTCAAAAAAAGATTTAGAGTTGGTAAAAGATGTGATTTTGAAAGTAAAACCTCACCAGATATTTGCAGCCGGGGACTTATCCGATCCGCACGGAACTCACAGAATCTGTCTCGAAGCTGTTTTGACGGTTTTGAGAAATTTGAAAGATGAAGATTGGATCGATGATTGTTACGTATGGCTCTACCGTGGTATTTGGCAGGATATTGATGTAAGCGATATTGATATGGCCGTTCCCTTAAGTCCGGACGAACGCCTCAAAAAAAGAAAAGCCATTTTTAAACATACGTCACAAAAAGACCAGCCAAAATATCCGGGTTCCGTCAGTAATGAATTTTGGATGGTTGCCGACGATAAAACCATAAAAAATGCCCGTGATTACGATCGGCTTGGGCTCGCAGAATACGATTCCATCGAAGGATTTTCGAGGTGGACGTTGTAA